The stretch of DNA ATTAGTACAGATGCAAATGCAATAGACTATGACTCTGAAAACGACAGCCTGTTCTTTTTCATCAAGGGAGCTGAATATAGTCATTCCCTGAATATGAACAATATAATACTCGACTTTAACACAGATCAGTCTCTTAAAGGAGTCGAAATCCTGAACGCTTCGAAAAAATTCGGGGTTCCAAAGCATGCACTAAGAAATCCTAATCAGATGGTATTAGATCTTGACGTATCAGAAGAAAAAATCGATCTCAAGATCTCGCTCGTCCTTAGGATCAGGAATAAACCCACCCCCAAAGCAATAAACATAGAAGATATCAACGAATTCAATATACCGGCCGGAACGATGACGATGTCCTGCGGGGTTTGCTGAAAAGCGATAAAGAAAAAAAACAATTTTGTCGATTTTTATTAATATAGCAAAAAAAAGTTACTCAATTCTATCTTGAACAAAGTTCCCAATCCCGAAACATTCCGTTCCCGGAACGGAAACTATTTGTTCCCAAAACAGAAACAAAAGTGTGGTGATGAATGTTGACAGGGACGATTCTGCCCGATCTTTTTAAGACTGAAGAGAGGGTTCGCATCCTCGACTATGTCTCAAAACGTGAAAGCGTGACTGCAACAAACGTTATCAAAGAGACCGGTGCTTCGAAGGCTTCTGTATCGAGGTATCTTCATCTCCTCGTCCGGGCAGGACTTCTTGAAAATAAAAACAGGGATTATTACTGGAAAGAAACGGCAATATGTGCAGCGGTAAAGCGCCTGATGAATATCGAACTTCTTTCCGGCACGATTGACCTCCCGGAATGGGCAAAAGCAATAGGAGTCTACGGGAGTTTTGCGCAGGGTACAAACACTGTCGAAAGCGACGTTGATCTCTGGATATACATCCCGGAATACAGGCGGGACTCGGAAATAAAAACCGCCGAACTGGAAAAGG from Methanolacinia petrolearia DSM 11571 encodes:
- a CDS encoding DUF2283 domain-containing protein; protein product: MAVNRISTDANAIDYDSENDSLFFFIKGAEYSHSLNMNNIILDFNTDQSLKGVEILNASKKFGVPKHALRNPNQMVLDLDVSEEKIDLKISLVLRIRNKPTPKAINIEDINEFNIPAGTMTMSCGVC
- a CDS encoding nucleotidyltransferase domain-containing protein, translated to MLTGTILPDLFKTEERVRILDYVSKRESVTATNVIKETGASKASVSRYLHLLVRAGLLENKNRDYYWKETAICAAVKRLMNIELLSGTIDLPEWAKAIGVYGSFAQGTNTVESDVDLWIYIPEYRRDSEIKTAELEKEIRDRTGHEIHILILTEEKLSHLKENDPPFYTRLTETSVIIKGESYVGN